Proteins encoded by one window of Sediminicoccus rosea:
- a CDS encoding Bug family tripartite tricarboxylate transporter substrate binding protein: MQRRALLALPLATPALASAQSLGERPVRLIVPYSAGGVADTVARILQQRVSENLGLPFIVENRTGASGAIGAGFVAQAQPDGHTLLLEGATSITGPLANRSLPFDYAAMPRVAQVTAAPYVLGIRAGFPGEDLPGFLAEARRRPGEVTFGTPGIAHVGHLMGELLQSLADVRLEHVPFRGGADAAREVAGGRIDACIISESSFSPVLRGERGRVIGVTGAARRPNLPGVPAIGEVVPGYELSTWMMIFAPPGTPMALRQRLSQAFAAAVGDPQLRDRIEASGNDPVSAGPEAAEALWQAERMKLSALMRRAGLVQG; the protein is encoded by the coding sequence ATGCAACGCCGCGCCCTGCTGGCCCTGCCGTTGGCTACCCCTGCCCTTGCCTCCGCGCAGTCCCTGGGCGAGCGGCCGGTGCGGCTCATCGTCCCCTATTCGGCGGGCGGCGTGGCGGACACAGTGGCGCGCATCCTGCAGCAGCGCGTCTCCGAGAATCTCGGCCTGCCCTTCATCGTGGAGAATCGCACCGGCGCCTCGGGCGCCATCGGCGCGGGCTTCGTCGCCCAGGCGCAGCCTGATGGGCACACACTGCTGCTGGAGGGCGCGACCTCCATCACCGGTCCGCTCGCCAACCGGAGCCTGCCCTTCGACTATGCCGCCATGCCGCGCGTGGCGCAGGTGACCGCCGCTCCCTATGTGCTCGGCATCCGCGCGGGCTTCCCCGGCGAGGATCTGCCCGGCTTCCTGGCCGAGGCGCGCCGCCGCCCGGGCGAGGTCACCTTCGGCACGCCCGGCATCGCCCATGTTGGCCACCTGATGGGCGAGTTGCTGCAGTCGCTCGCCGATGTGCGGCTGGAGCACGTGCCCTTTCGCGGCGGCGCCGATGCGGCACGCGAGGTGGCGGGCGGGCGGATCGATGCCTGCATCATCAGCGAGAGCAGCTTTTCGCCCGTGCTGCGAGGCGAGCGCGGGCGCGTGATCGGCGTGACCGGCGCCGCCCGCCGGCCCAACCTGCCCGGTGTGCCCGCGATCGGCGAGGTGGTGCCGGGCTATGAGCTTTCGACGTGGATGATGATCTTCGCGCCCCCCGGCACGCCCATGGCGCTGCGCCAGCGCCTCTCCCAGGCCTTCGCCGCGGCGGTGGGGGACCCGCAGCTGCGCGATCGGATCGAAGCCAGCGGCAATGACCCGGTAAGCGCAGGGCCCGAGGCCGCGGAGGCGCTGTGGCAGGCCGAGCGCATGAAGCTGAGCGCGCTGATGCGCCGCGC
- a CDS encoding phytanoyl-CoA dioxygenase family protein, which yields MQISAADIQSYAEDGVILLRGAFRDWVKPLADGIEALMADPSPLERSYTPKDGSAKFFQDLCNWQRIPEFRAFVFESPAASIAAQLMSSPVARFFHDHVLVKEPGTSIVTPWHQDSPYYCVGGRQSVSFWIPLDPVGRDTTLESVAGSHRWGVNHKPKRFDGTDLYEGDTAIEMPDIDAHRADYRILGWAMEPGDAVAFDFRTVHGAPANTNRQNRRRVFSARWVGQDATFIDRKGRGSPPMRHLTLPDGAPLDGPDFPVVARL from the coding sequence ATGCAGATCAGCGCCGCCGACATCCAATCCTACGCCGAGGACGGCGTCATCCTCCTGCGCGGGGCCTTCCGCGACTGGGTGAAGCCGCTCGCCGATGGCATCGAGGCGCTCATGGCGGACCCCAGTCCGCTCGAGCGCAGCTATACGCCGAAGGACGGCTCGGCGAAGTTCTTCCAGGATCTCTGCAACTGGCAGCGCATCCCCGAATTCCGCGCCTTCGTCTTCGAAAGCCCGGCCGCCTCCATCGCGGCGCAACTCATGTCCTCGCCGGTCGCGCGCTTCTTCCACGACCATGTGCTGGTGAAGGAGCCCGGGACCTCGATCGTGACGCCCTGGCACCAGGACAGCCCCTATTACTGCGTGGGAGGCCGGCAGAGCGTGAGCTTCTGGATCCCGCTGGACCCGGTGGGCCGGGACACCACGCTGGAATCGGTGGCCGGCTCGCATCGCTGGGGCGTGAACCACAAGCCCAAGCGCTTTGACGGAACCGACCTCTATGAGGGCGATACCGCGATCGAGATGCCCGACATCGACGCCCATCGGGCCGACTACCGCATCCTCGGTTGGGCGATGGAGCCGGGCGATGCCGTCGCCTTCGATTTCCGCACCGTGCATGGCGCGCCGGCCAACACCAACCGGCAGAATCGCCGCCGCGTCTTCTCTGCCCGCTGGGTGGGGCAGGATGCGACCTTCATTGACCGCAAGGGCCGCGGCTCGCCGCCCATGCGCCACCTGACGCTGCCCGACGGCGCGCCGCTGGATGGGCCCGATTTCCCGGTGGTTGCGCGCCTCTGA
- a CDS encoding TRAP transporter substrate-binding protein: MKRRILAQNAAIGAAAIGTAALSAPALSQGRIEWRMITIWPRNLPGPGVAAQRCADRIGALSGGRLTVRLFSAGEVVPAPGAFDAVAAGTADLYHGVPAFWVSKSPGIGFFGSFPFGLTAYEQQGWMMHGGGQAMYDEIYGRFGIKPFIVGNSGPQWLGWFRREIRSVDDFRGLRFRTTGLGAEMFRRAGASVVNLPAGEIFSALQSGTIDAAEFLGPFSDAPLGLHQVAKNYYFPGVQEPSSAEEIGINMARWNALPDDLKTVVRIAAMSLHEETTTEYDVRHPIALAELVARQGVIVREAPRDLLIAFGNTAGEMLAEFRNHQDPLVKRIADSYATFRNRSASYMSQSYGANFNSRALPIRWG, encoded by the coding sequence ATGAAGCGCCGCATCCTCGCCCAGAACGCCGCAATCGGGGCCGCCGCCATCGGCACGGCCGCCCTCTCGGCTCCGGCGCTCAGCCAGGGCCGCATTGAGTGGCGCATGATCACCATCTGGCCGCGCAACCTGCCCGGGCCCGGCGTGGCCGCGCAGCGCTGCGCCGACCGCATCGGCGCGCTCTCGGGCGGGCGGCTCACGGTGCGCCTCTTCTCGGCGGGCGAGGTGGTGCCGGCCCCCGGCGCCTTTGACGCGGTGGCCGCCGGCACGGCCGACCTTTACCACGGCGTGCCTGCGTTCTGGGTCTCGAAGTCGCCCGGCATTGGCTTCTTCGGCAGCTTCCCCTTCGGCCTGACCGCCTATGAGCAGCAGGGCTGGATGATGCATGGCGGCGGCCAGGCCATGTATGACGAGATCTATGGCCGCTTCGGCATCAAGCCCTTCATCGTCGGCAATTCCGGCCCGCAATGGCTCGGCTGGTTCCGCCGCGAAATCCGCTCGGTGGACGACTTCCGTGGCCTTCGCTTCCGCACCACGGGCCTCGGCGCCGAGATGTTCCGCCGCGCCGGCGCCTCCGTCGTGAACCTGCCGGCGGGCGAGATCTTCTCGGCCCTGCAGTCCGGCACGATCGACGCCGCCGAATTCCTCGGGCCCTTCAGCGACGCGCCGCTTGGCCTGCACCAGGTGGCGAAGAACTACTATTTCCCGGGCGTGCAGGAACCCTCCTCGGCCGAGGAGATCGGCATCAACATGGCGCGCTGGAATGCTCTGCCGGATGACCTGAAGACCGTGGTCCGCATCGCCGCCATGTCGCTCCATGAGGAGACGACGACGGAATACGACGTGCGCCACCCCATCGCGCTGGCCGAGCTGGTCGCGCGCCAGGGCGTCATCGTCCGCGAGGCCCCGCGGGATCTGCTGATCGCCTTCGGCAACACCGCTGGCGAGATGCTGGCCGAATTCCGCAACCACCAGGATCCCCTGGTGAAGCGCATCGCCGACAGCTACGCGACCTTCCGCAACCGCAGCGCCAGCTACATGTCGCAGAGCTACGGCGCCAACTTCAACTCGCGCGCATTGCCGATCCGCTGGGGCTGA